One region of Ferrimicrobium acidiphilum DSM 19497 genomic DNA includes:
- a CDS encoding Type 1 glutamine amidotransferase-like domain-containing protein, with protein sequence MSARIALMGSGETAPSMVKVHRALLDSLGDKPRAVLIDTTYGFQENADELTEKAQDFFAESLVTSLGVATLRRAKDATALEVTRFRRELEAANYIFAGPGSPSYALGNLHQVGAGKILQDQLSRDATLCFASAAAVTTGRWSIPVYEIYKVGADPEWQDGLDLLSVFGIEAAVVPHFDNHEGATHDTRFCYIGDRRLRMLEARLPDGVPIIGIDEHTCVTIDDDGNVEVLGKGVLTIRRDGVAKEFPSGSVLTVESLGLSNRAPTRQSPVSDGTDSRLERFRTALVAFDAERAMQELAAAVSGDQRDDALTMIGELDAVLTDGFVDRRALLNPLVELIIELRASARSSKDFATSDRIRDGVAACGIIFEDSADGTTWRFASSD encoded by the coding sequence TTGTCAGCTCGTATTGCATTGATGGGATCAGGAGAGACGGCTCCTTCGATGGTGAAGGTCCACCGGGCTCTTCTCGATTCTCTTGGGGATAAGCCTCGCGCGGTCCTCATCGACACCACCTATGGTTTTCAGGAGAATGCTGATGAGTTGACCGAGAAGGCGCAAGACTTCTTTGCTGAAAGCCTTGTCACTAGCCTCGGTGTCGCTACGCTCAGGCGTGCCAAGGACGCCACCGCTTTGGAGGTGACACGCTTTCGTCGCGAACTGGAGGCGGCTAACTATATCTTTGCTGGGCCAGGCAGCCCTAGCTATGCGCTCGGCAATTTACATCAGGTGGGTGCTGGCAAGATCCTCCAGGATCAGCTGAGCCGAGACGCGACACTGTGTTTCGCGAGCGCGGCTGCGGTGACCACTGGGCGATGGTCGATCCCTGTCTACGAGATCTACAAGGTTGGGGCCGATCCCGAGTGGCAGGATGGCCTTGATCTCTTGAGCGTATTTGGGATTGAGGCTGCTGTGGTGCCTCACTTTGACAACCATGAGGGCGCTACTCACGATACCCGCTTCTGCTATATCGGCGATCGTCGTCTGAGGATGCTTGAGGCTCGGCTGCCGGACGGTGTACCGATCATCGGGATTGACGAACACACCTGCGTTACTATCGATGATGATGGCAACGTCGAGGTGTTGGGCAAGGGCGTGTTGACCATCCGACGCGATGGGGTGGCTAAAGAGTTTCCCTCCGGGTCGGTACTTACCGTCGAGTCGCTCGGGCTATCGAATCGTGCCCCTACGCGACAGAGTCCAGTGTCCGATGGGACTGATTCTCGACTTGAGCGTTTTCGCACTGCCCTTGTCGCTTTTGATGCCGAGCGAGCGATGCAAGAGCTTGCAGCAGCTGTCTCTGGTGATCAACGCGATGACGCTCTGACGATGATCGGAGAACTCGACGCTGTGCTTACAGATGGGTTTGTCGATCGTAGGGCGCTGTTGAACCCGCTGGTGGAGCTTATAATCGAGCTGCGCGCGAGTGCACGAAGCTCAAAGGACTTTGCAACCTCGGACAGGATTCGAGATGGGGTGGCTGCATGTGGGATCATCTTTGAGGATAGTGCCGACGGCACAACCTGGAGATTCGCATCCTCCGACTAG
- a CDS encoding ImmA/IrrE family metallo-endopeptidase, which translates to MSITVTLLEDAIRALATEGEWEKYLKVQSRFRSYSARNGILIARQCPGATQVAGYRTWQSLDRQVVKGSRAIKIVAPVEHANGSVSFRTVSVFDISQTSGARLPVTPQLLLGDDPVGLFDALVEVASGYNFIVSQGELPDGINGLCSHLGRTITISNSLSARHRAKTLAHELSHAYLHGEPGTTRAIAEFEAESVAYLVCHAFGIESASYSFSYITQWAGGPNQALEAILASGERIRTTAEMIVNQAQNLVGHDAAKDVA; encoded by the coding sequence ATGTCCATCACCGTAACCTTACTAGAAGACGCAATTCGAGCACTCGCCACCGAAGGTGAGTGGGAAAAATATCTCAAGGTCCAGTCACGCTTTCGCAGCTACAGCGCTCGCAACGGGATCTTGATCGCACGACAGTGCCCGGGTGCTACCCAAGTAGCAGGCTATCGAACCTGGCAATCGCTCGATCGGCAGGTCGTAAAGGGTTCGCGAGCGATCAAGATCGTTGCCCCTGTCGAACACGCAAACGGGAGTGTGAGTTTTCGTACCGTCTCTGTCTTTGACATCAGTCAGACCAGTGGAGCTCGGCTCCCTGTCACCCCTCAACTGCTCTTAGGAGATGATCCTGTCGGTCTCTTTGATGCCCTTGTTGAGGTAGCTAGCGGCTACAACTTCATAGTCTCCCAAGGAGAGTTGCCCGACGGCATCAACGGCCTATGCTCACATCTTGGCCGTACGATTACCATCTCGAACAGCCTATCGGCACGCCACCGGGCCAAAACACTAGCTCACGAGCTAAGCCATGCATATCTCCATGGTGAACCAGGTACAACAAGGGCGATCGCTGAATTCGAGGCAGAGTCCGTCGCCTACCTCGTCTGTCACGCGTTTGGAATCGAAAGCGCTAGCTACAGCTTCAGTTACATCACGCAGTGGGCTGGAGGACCGAATCAGGCTCTAGAGGCTATCCTGGCATCGGGCGAGCGGATCCGCACAACGGCGGAGATGATTGTGAACCAGGCGCAAAACCTGGTCGGCCATGACGCAGCAAAGGATGTTGCGTGA
- a CDS encoding NAD-dependent epimerase/dehydratase family protein — MKIVVFGGDGFCGWPTALHLSSQGHDVVVVDNFSRRKIDIEMETESLTPISPLSVRIAAWHEVSGATIRTQFMDLATEFDRLRAFLAEERPDAVVHFAEQRSAPYSMRTIDTKRYTVDNNIRATHNLLAAISDTDLPVHLVHLGTMGVYGYGWSDDSLIPEGYLEVMLETPSGVVKRDILHPTSPGSVYHMTKTLDQLMFAFYAKNDRIRVTDLHQGIVWGTQTPQTAIDERLINRFDYDGDYGTVLNRFLMQAAIGHPLTVHGTGGQTRAFIHITDTVRCIELAIGNPPEAGERPRILNQVTETHRVRDLAALVSEHTGVGIQHLDNPRLEADENTLRVDNHTFLELGLNPTTLSDGLMAEVREVAGKYAFRVDDSKILARSLWRKDMKSR, encoded by the coding sequence ATGAAGATAGTTGTTTTCGGTGGCGATGGCTTTTGCGGTTGGCCCACCGCTTTGCACCTCTCCTCTCAAGGCCACGATGTAGTGGTTGTTGACAACTTCTCACGCCGAAAAATTGACATAGAGATGGAGACCGAGTCTCTCACTCCGATCTCTCCGCTCAGCGTCCGAATTGCAGCTTGGCATGAGGTCTCCGGTGCGACGATTCGCACCCAGTTCATGGATTTGGCTACCGAATTTGATCGCCTTCGCGCTTTTCTCGCCGAAGAGCGACCTGATGCAGTCGTACACTTTGCGGAGCAGCGCTCTGCACCCTACTCGATGCGAACGATCGATACCAAGCGTTATACCGTCGACAACAATATTCGCGCGACTCACAATCTCTTGGCCGCGATATCCGATACCGACTTGCCGGTACATCTTGTCCACCTTGGCACTATGGGTGTCTATGGATATGGCTGGTCAGATGATTCCTTGATACCAGAGGGCTACCTTGAGGTGATGCTCGAGACACCATCGGGGGTGGTCAAACGTGATATTTTGCACCCCACCAGCCCGGGCTCGGTCTATCACATGACCAAGACGCTTGATCAATTAATGTTTGCCTTCTATGCGAAGAACGATCGCATTCGTGTGACCGATCTCCATCAGGGTATCGTCTGGGGAACGCAAACTCCGCAGACGGCTATTGATGAGCGACTTATCAACCGCTTCGACTACGACGGTGATTACGGGACTGTGTTGAATCGTTTCCTGATGCAGGCCGCTATCGGTCATCCGTTGACGGTTCATGGTACCGGTGGTCAGACGCGGGCCTTTATCCACATAACCGACACCGTACGCTGCATCGAACTCGCTATTGGCAATCCTCCGGAGGCGGGCGAGCGTCCCCGGATCCTGAACCAAGTTACAGAGACCCATCGCGTCAGAGACCTTGCTGCTCTTGTATCTGAGCACACTGGTGTCGGAATCCAGCACCTTGATAATCCAAGGCTCGAGGCTGATGAGAATACTCTTAGAGTCGATAACCACACGTTCCTTGAACTCGGTCTCAACCCGACGACACTTTCTGATGGTTTGATGGCTGAGGTGCGAGAGGTTGCTGGCAAGTACGCCTTCCGCGTTGATGACTCCAAAATTCTCGCTCGTTCTCTCTGGCGTAAGGATATGAAGTCACGGTGA
- the fliS gene encoding flagellar export chaperone FliS, giving the protein MPSGRDSYKANAVGTASPAVRLVMVIDQLDASLARAQRGYEQNDLYEIHCSLMNAQAIVALLRDSLQLDIWDAAADIYRLYEFALDRLVRSNLNKDRTLLEEAQEVLLPLMDAWRKAAKMVSTDDLASLNS; this is encoded by the coding sequence GTGCCCTCGGGTAGAGACAGCTACAAGGCGAATGCAGTAGGTACCGCATCTCCGGCAGTTCGCCTGGTGATGGTGATTGATCAACTTGATGCCTCACTTGCGCGAGCGCAACGAGGCTATGAGCAGAACGATCTCTATGAGATCCATTGCAGCTTGATGAATGCACAGGCGATAGTTGCCTTGCTTCGCGATAGCCTCCAGCTTGACATCTGGGACGCAGCAGCAGACATCTACCGTCTATATGAATTTGCACTAGATCGTCTTGTTCGCTCAAACCTCAACAAAGATCGAACGCTGCTCGAAGAGGCTCAAGAGGTGTTGCTACCCCTCATGGATGCTTGGCGAAAGGCAGCCAAGATGGTATCAACGGATGACCTTGCGAGCCTTAACAGCTGA
- a CDS encoding 3-hydroxyacyl-CoA dehydrogenase, whose product MQTFAHVMVAGLGVLGSQIAFQVAYSGFEVSGYDVDANALEAGLHRLAQLRDRYSRRSDPADRKRAEHALERIELTSDLATAARDADLVIEAVPENLELKRDFYHKLAPLLSSTAAIVTNTSTLLPSDLAESTGRPDKFLALHFANHIWVHNTAEVMATTETDPDLYRKIVTFAQEIGMVPIELKKEQPGYLLNSLLVPWLQAASSLFMQGIADPEMIDLTWRKATGAPTGPFQVFDVIGIRTAYAVSTAGDSTQQEFANYLKTNLLDQGKLGIESGEGFYHYPHQQVRKINDAGALEDANDHAPS is encoded by the coding sequence ATGCAAACTTTCGCTCATGTCATGGTCGCTGGACTCGGTGTCTTGGGCTCACAAATAGCCTTCCAAGTCGCCTATTCGGGGTTTGAGGTCAGCGGTTATGATGTTGACGCCAATGCCCTTGAGGCCGGGCTCCACAGGCTAGCGCAGCTACGAGATCGATACTCCCGAAGATCAGACCCGGCTGATCGCAAGCGTGCAGAGCACGCGCTAGAGCGAATCGAACTCACTAGTGATCTCGCGACCGCAGCTAGAGATGCCGACCTTGTGATCGAGGCAGTTCCAGAGAATCTTGAGCTCAAGCGAGACTTCTATCACAAACTTGCGCCACTGTTATCATCCACCGCCGCCATCGTCACCAACACATCAACGCTCCTTCCGAGTGATCTTGCTGAGTCAACCGGACGACCAGACAAATTTCTCGCACTCCACTTCGCCAACCATATCTGGGTTCACAACACGGCTGAGGTCATGGCCACAACGGAGACAGATCCCGATCTATATAGAAAGATCGTCACCTTCGCTCAAGAGATTGGCATGGTGCCTATCGAGCTCAAGAAAGAGCAACCCGGGTATCTTTTGAACTCCCTCCTCGTCCCTTGGCTTCAGGCCGCGAGCAGTCTGTTCATGCAAGGAATCGCCGACCCTGAGATGATCGATCTAACATGGCGCAAGGCCACCGGAGCGCCGACAGGGCCGTTCCAAGTCTTTGACGTCATCGGTATCCGTACCGCCTATGCTGTCTCGACAGCCGGCGACTCCACCCAACAGGAGTTCGCTAATTACCTCAAGACCAACCTCCTCGACCAAGGGAAACTCGGCATCGAATCTGGCGAGGGATTCTATCATTATCCACACCAGCAAGTTCGCAAGATCAACGATGCTGGAGCCCTGGAGGACGCCAATGACCACGCACCATCGTAG
- a CDS encoding uridine kinase family protein produces MPILRELIDLIEGSEPPPPLSTRIIAIDGLGGAGKTTLAGLVSGALSDCAVIHTDDFASWENNLDWWPRLREQVLGPLMANEVARYQRYDWLRRELAEWIEVKPADYVVLEGVASSRAQFQEALAVSIWVETPRDERLRRGLARDGEAMRDYWFQWMRDEDRYFEAERPDLRADMIVDGLLTWS; encoded by the coding sequence GTGCCCATACTGCGGGAGCTGATTGATTTAATCGAGGGTTCCGAACCACCTCCACCTTTGTCGACCCGGATTATCGCTATCGACGGTCTCGGCGGGGCCGGCAAGACGACGCTTGCCGGCTTGGTTTCTGGCGCCCTCTCCGACTGTGCTGTGATCCACACTGATGACTTCGCCTCTTGGGAGAACAACCTCGATTGGTGGCCACGTCTTCGTGAACAGGTGTTGGGGCCACTGATGGCGAATGAGGTTGCCCGTTATCAGCGTTATGACTGGTTGAGGCGAGAGCTAGCGGAATGGATTGAGGTGAAGCCTGCGGACTATGTGGTCCTTGAGGGGGTAGCGTCCTCGCGTGCTCAATTTCAGGAAGCGCTCGCGGTGAGCATCTGGGTTGAGACCCCTCGTGATGAACGATTGAGACGAGGACTAGCGCGAGATGGCGAGGCGATGCGTGACTACTGGTTTCAGTGGATGCGTGATGAGGATCGTTATTTCGAGGCCGAGCGTCCAGATCTTCGTGCAGACATGATTGTCGACGGTCTGCTCACCTGGTCGTGA
- a CDS encoding G1 family glutamic endopeptidase, translated as MMRRTLVAIALVFIATLSLLDHAGSNAPAMLRSAKLASSSQQPNAGYYLAGSDGSTYAFGTQSFGSTYSYGLTGLGGSHPLNAPIVGMAAVPNGGGYWLVAADGGVFDFGNASFYGSLGNKTISAPIVAIAVAPSSTPQITTTALPGAVVDQSYKASINFTSGAGPTTLTATGLPPGLTLTPDGTLEGTPTTAGLSTLTITATDTEKTTTTQSIPLSITKPLQGQTTNPTSMASSNWAGYYVSPGSFKAITGTFTVPSLPANQPAYCEGAQGSPGCSLSEWVGIDGATNSSLIQAGVELTPQANGATEQIYPWWEILPNVQTNVSSLAIAPGDQITVNIFRTKSTNVWEIQIINDTTGNAFSTEQPYNGPAASAEWIAEAPSTTNQAILEVPTLSSPIEFTNLGVNTATSGSISSEVQSYLCQLLPDQPGTLANNSFQITQLSSAPQTGPCSTAGLLSSSAKL; from the coding sequence ATGATGCGTCGGACCCTTGTGGCCATTGCTCTTGTTTTCATAGCCACGCTCTCGCTACTGGATCATGCAGGATCCAACGCGCCTGCAATGCTTCGTTCAGCCAAACTGGCATCGAGCAGCCAGCAGCCAAACGCTGGATACTACCTGGCAGGAAGCGATGGATCGACCTACGCATTTGGTACCCAGTCGTTTGGCTCTACCTATAGTTACGGACTCACCGGGCTCGGAGGTTCGCACCCACTTAATGCCCCGATCGTGGGGATGGCGGCGGTGCCAAACGGTGGCGGGTATTGGCTGGTTGCAGCTGATGGTGGCGTGTTTGACTTTGGGAACGCGAGTTTCTATGGCAGTCTTGGCAACAAGACGATATCCGCCCCTATCGTGGCAATTGCTGTCGCCCCCTCTTCGACACCACAGATCACCACCACAGCACTGCCAGGTGCGGTGGTCGATCAAAGCTACAAGGCATCGATCAACTTTACCAGCGGTGCTGGACCTACAACCCTGACCGCCACTGGTCTTCCTCCAGGACTGACACTCACTCCAGACGGCACACTCGAAGGCACACCCACCACCGCTGGGCTTAGCACTCTTACAATTACCGCCACCGATACGGAGAAGACAACCACAACTCAATCCATTCCGTTGTCGATCACCAAACCACTCCAGGGACAGACGACCAACCCAACTTCTATGGCCTCCTCGAACTGGGCCGGCTACTACGTTTCGCCAGGAAGCTTCAAGGCGATCACCGGCACGTTCACCGTTCCGTCTCTACCCGCAAACCAACCAGCATATTGCGAAGGCGCCCAGGGATCTCCTGGCTGCTCACTCTCAGAGTGGGTCGGGATCGACGGAGCAACCAATAGCTCTTTGATTCAGGCAGGGGTCGAGCTGACGCCTCAAGCAAATGGTGCTACTGAGCAGATCTACCCGTGGTGGGAGATCTTGCCGAACGTACAGACAAACGTCAGTTCGCTCGCTATCGCCCCTGGTGATCAGATCACGGTCAATATCTTTCGCACCAAGAGTACGAACGTCTGGGAGATCCAAATTATCAATGACACCACCGGTAACGCCTTCAGCACCGAGCAGCCATATAACGGGCCCGCTGCGTCAGCTGAATGGATCGCCGAAGCACCATCGACGACCAATCAGGCGATCCTTGAGGTGCCAACACTCAGCTCTCCAATCGAGTTTACGAATCTAGGAGTCAACACCGCTACGAGTGGGTCAATCTCGAGCGAGGTGCAGAGCTACCTTTGCCAGCTTCTTCCTGATCAGCCAGGCACGCTCGCCAACAACAGCTTCCAGATCACGCAACTATCTAGCGCACCACAGACTGGCCCGTGCTCAACTGCTGGCTTGCTGAGTTCGAGTGCCAAGTTGTAA
- the fliD gene encoding flagellar filament capping protein FliD, giving the protein MSAISPTSSTSSTTSTSTNNYTSPFAPAIQFNGVISGLNTTAIINALMQAYEQPQVDIANQITSLKNNLNDYQQLSSDFLNLQTAANNLTSSSNWQMTSATTSNSSVATATTSTGATPSTISFNVNQLAQANVLAGANTVSSLSSTVASGNFLLSSSAAGFGVSSLAGSSLAVGSHSFNVTQALTGGTATGTSALASSVTIGSSNDTINATVNGTATTFTIASGTYTPSQLAQAISTATSASGTPLLNAQVNSRGQLQLGTSLLGSSASLQLTGGTALSSLGLSTQSTTSVGTAGSITLDGTATAINNIQSGSTTTLTDGTGGTVTMGIGSFGLSKGSFSASEVSAGSGSLSSVVSSINSSNSGVTASAVQVGTNAYILQLASNTTGTNGNITVESAPFSSALGSFNTVTAGQNAVISVGGSSGYELSSQTNTVTGVLPGVSINLVSAQAPGSSPVTLSVTPDGTKMAANVQKLITAANTALADINKYAGYNATTKQGGPLMGDPNLNALTSQILGTVASAVGLNGTTAANDGITLNKNGSINFNATTFAQAYDANPSQVASLFIQGGTLQASSNAYSGSVTLSYAGNATQPGSYAVVVSHSATQAVDTGSVISSGSITSAETLSITSGSSTATYAASAGESLANIATGLNAAFASSGMAMNASVKTTSSGSQLVLSSDNYGSASSFSVATSGTTGQLGLTASGTTYTGTDVAGTINGVTATGSGQFLSAPINNPTLAGLSLQVTANGITSATNLGNFVYTQGVAGGMGATGYGASDPITGSISNTISSINQQISSLQQQYNNYTPMIQSEQKMLQQEFSNMEVQLGSLKNQGSSLASAIAQLPTGG; this is encoded by the coding sequence ATGTCTGCGATTTCACCCACTTCGAGTACGTCGTCTACTACGTCTACGAGCACAAACAACTACACCAGCCCCTTCGCTCCCGCCATTCAATTCAATGGGGTGATATCAGGACTAAACACCACTGCAATCATCAACGCGCTCATGCAGGCCTATGAACAGCCTCAAGTTGATATTGCGAATCAGATCACATCGTTAAAAAACAACCTGAACGATTACCAACAGCTCTCCAGCGACTTCCTCAACCTCCAAACCGCCGCAAACAACCTAACGTCATCTTCGAACTGGCAAATGACCTCCGCCACCACCTCGAATTCGAGTGTCGCGACAGCCACCACCTCGACCGGGGCTACCCCCTCTACCATCAGCTTCAACGTCAATCAACTCGCCCAAGCCAACGTCTTAGCTGGCGCAAACACCGTAAGCTCGCTATCTTCTACTGTTGCCTCAGGCAACTTTCTACTCTCCTCAAGCGCAGCTGGGTTCGGAGTCAGTTCCTTGGCTGGCAGTTCTCTCGCTGTTGGATCTCACTCATTCAACGTTACCCAAGCACTCACCGGTGGCACCGCGACCGGTACGAGCGCTTTAGCGAGCTCCGTGACTATCGGGTCCTCCAATGACACCATCAATGCAACTGTAAATGGAACTGCCACGACCTTCACAATCGCGAGTGGCACCTACACGCCATCTCAGCTCGCACAAGCGATCAGCACCGCAACAAGTGCTTCGGGCACTCCACTACTCAATGCTCAAGTGAACTCTCGGGGGCAACTCCAACTTGGAACATCGTTGCTCGGTAGCTCCGCCTCTTTGCAACTCACCGGAGGCACAGCGCTCTCCTCTCTCGGGCTAAGCACGCAATCAACCACCTCTGTCGGAACTGCTGGTTCGATCACGCTCGATGGTACGGCTACTGCGATCAACAACATTCAATCAGGCTCGACCACGACGCTCACCGACGGCACTGGCGGAACGGTAACCATGGGGATTGGCTCGTTTGGACTCTCAAAGGGTAGCTTCAGCGCATCTGAGGTATCCGCTGGCAGTGGGAGCTTGAGTTCGGTAGTGAGCAGCATCAACTCATCAAACTCGGGCGTTACCGCCTCGGCAGTGCAGGTTGGTACGAATGCCTACATCCTTCAGCTGGCGTCAAACACCACCGGGACCAATGGAAACATAACAGTTGAGTCTGCGCCATTTTCATCGGCTCTCGGAAGCTTTAACACAGTAACGGCGGGGCAAAATGCCGTCATCAGCGTCGGTGGCAGTAGCGGCTATGAGCTCTCTTCACAGACCAACACCGTCACCGGAGTTCTGCCAGGCGTCAGTATTAATCTTGTCTCTGCCCAAGCACCAGGGTCGTCGCCAGTAACACTTTCAGTGACTCCTGACGGGACCAAGATGGCTGCTAATGTACAGAAGCTCATCACCGCCGCTAACACCGCACTAGCGGATATCAACAAGTACGCCGGTTACAACGCAACTACAAAGCAAGGTGGCCCGCTTATGGGCGACCCTAACCTCAATGCGCTCACATCACAGATCCTCGGTACCGTCGCTAGTGCGGTCGGTCTGAATGGCACAACGGCGGCCAACGACGGCATCACGCTGAACAAGAATGGCTCCATCAACTTCAATGCAACCACCTTCGCTCAAGCCTACGACGCCAACCCATCGCAGGTCGCATCGTTGTTTATCCAAGGCGGGACACTGCAGGCATCGTCCAATGCATACTCAGGCTCGGTTACATTAAGCTACGCGGGCAACGCAACCCAACCTGGCAGTTACGCAGTCGTAGTATCGCACTCCGCTACTCAAGCTGTTGACACTGGTAGCGTGATTTCAAGCGGCTCGATAACGAGCGCTGAGACCCTCTCAATCACATCAGGTAGTTCTACCGCTACCTACGCTGCAAGCGCAGGGGAATCTCTAGCCAATATCGCCACAGGGCTGAATGCGGCCTTCGCGTCCTCTGGTATGGCGATGAACGCATCGGTGAAGACTACTTCATCAGGATCACAACTGGTACTATCCTCTGACAACTACGGTTCTGCGTCGAGCTTTAGTGTCGCCACCAGCGGCACAACTGGCCAGTTGGGCCTCACTGCAAGCGGTACGACCTATACCGGCACAGACGTTGCTGGGACGATCAATGGAGTAACCGCCACAGGTAGCGGACAATTCCTTAGCGCTCCTATAAATAACCCGACCCTTGCCGGCCTCTCTCTCCAAGTTACAGCTAATGGGATTACGAGTGCCACCAACCTCGGGAACTTTGTCTACACACAAGGCGTAGCAGGTGGCATGGGTGCTACAGGATACGGTGCCTCGGATCCGATCACCGGATCTATTTCTAACACCATCTCGAGTATCAACCAGCAAATCTCGAGTTTGCAACAACAGTACAACAACTACACGCCGATGATTCAATCAGAACAGAAGATGCTCCAACAGGAGTTCAGCAATATGGAAGTGCAGCTTGGTTCACTTAAGAACCAAGGGAGTTCCCTCGCTAGTGCGATTGCTCAACTTCCAACGGGTGGGTAA
- a CDS encoding flagellin: MSLSVNTNISAIEAYNNLNATNNAMQTTINQLSSGLKIQTAANNAAGYVISQGLQTQANGLGVAINNGQNAVSVLQIATGAMNQQISILQTMNQLATQAANAGANNKTSNNAQQQEFLALQNQLNQIANSTQFGSTQLLNGTYSNQSFQIGAYATSVDQVVVSIGNLGAASLGVGTASTNISTSSAALSAMASVQAAITAVASAEASVGAAQNQIQAIIANDTVAQQNVTAANSTLVDTNMAKAMTTFSSQQVLMQAGVGMLSQAQALPQLILKLIP, from the coding sequence ATGTCCCTATCAGTTAATACCAACATCTCGGCGATTGAGGCGTACAACAACCTAAACGCAACCAACAACGCGATGCAGACGACGATCAACCAGTTGTCTTCAGGTCTGAAGATCCAGACAGCAGCTAATAATGCTGCTGGCTACGTCATCTCTCAGGGCCTCCAGACTCAGGCGAATGGCCTCGGTGTGGCTATCAATAACGGTCAGAACGCCGTCTCGGTGCTTCAGATTGCAACAGGTGCCATGAACCAGCAGATCTCGATCTTGCAGACCATGAACCAGTTGGCTACCCAAGCTGCGAACGCTGGCGCGAACAACAAGACCTCGAACAATGCTCAGCAACAAGAGTTTCTTGCGCTGCAAAATCAGCTCAATCAGATTGCTAACTCTACCCAGTTTGGTAGTACGCAGTTGCTGAATGGAACCTATAGCAACCAGTCGTTCCAGATTGGTGCTTATGCAACTTCTGTCGATCAGGTTGTGGTGAGTATCGGCAACCTCGGTGCTGCATCGCTAGGTGTCGGTACGGCATCTACCAATATCAGTACGTCGTCGGCTGCATTGTCTGCAATGGCATCAGTTCAGGCAGCTATCACTGCGGTGGCCAGCGCTGAGGCGAGCGTAGGTGCGGCTCAGAACCAGATTCAAGCTATCATCGCGAACGACACCGTGGCCCAGCAAAACGTGACGGCGGCGAACTCGACGCTGGTTGATACCAATATGGCCAAGGCGATGACCACATTCTCGTCCCAGCAGGTACTGATGCAGGCTGGCGTCGGGATGTTGTCACAAGCTCAAGCGCTGCCACAGCTCATCTTGAAACTGATCCCTTAG